From the genome of Phytohabitans rumicis, one region includes:
- a CDS encoding DeoR/GlpR family DNA-binding transcription regulator, translating into MLAQQRHELILRSLRADGPAAVGALAERLGVSQATIRRDLVQLDRAGRLTRVYGGAVSVADPDEPFAEVATVRVEEKDAIVARCAELIKDGDTILLDIGTTAHRLAYTLRGRALTVITSNLAVYEVLAEDSDIQLILLGGVVRRSYRSLVGFLTEDALRQVRADKLFLGTSGVRADGQVMDTTVVEVSIKRAMIAASEQIILLADATKFPGTGVARVCGPEDLDIVVTNTGADPATCARLRDAGVEVIEA; encoded by the coding sequence ATGCTTGCGCAGCAGCGCCACGAGTTGATCCTCCGGAGCCTCCGTGCCGACGGCCCCGCGGCCGTAGGAGCGCTGGCCGAGCGCCTCGGTGTGAGCCAGGCGACCATCCGCCGCGACCTGGTCCAGCTGGACCGCGCCGGCCGCCTCACCCGGGTGTACGGCGGCGCCGTGTCGGTCGCCGACCCCGACGAGCCGTTCGCCGAGGTCGCCACGGTCCGGGTGGAGGAGAAGGACGCGATCGTCGCGCGGTGCGCCGAGCTGATCAAGGATGGCGACACGATCCTGCTCGACATCGGCACCACGGCGCACCGCCTGGCGTACACGCTGCGGGGGCGCGCGCTGACGGTCATCACCAGCAACCTCGCGGTCTACGAGGTGCTCGCCGAGGACTCCGACATCCAGCTCATCCTGCTGGGCGGCGTGGTGCGGCGCAGCTACCGCTCGCTCGTCGGGTTCCTCACCGAGGACGCGCTGCGCCAGGTCCGCGCGGACAAGCTCTTCCTCGGTACGAGCGGGGTGCGCGCCGACGGGCAGGTGATGGACACGACGGTCGTCGAGGTCTCGATCAAGCGGGCGATGATCGCGGCCTCCGAGCAGATCATCCTGCTGGCCGACGCCACCAAGTTCCCGGGTACGGGGGTGGCCCGGGTCTGCGGCCCGGAAGACCTCGACATC